One Pagrus major chromosome 11, Pma_NU_1.0 genomic region harbors:
- the lrrc40 gene encoding leucine-rich repeat-containing protein 40 — translation MSRFKRANKADSLAGFRTEKTEPAVPLGLLKAARKSGQLNLTGRGLTEVPQNVYQLNIDTPEEAQQNVSFGESDRWWEQSDLTKLLLASNQITQLTDDIRLLPGLTTLDLHDNQLSSLPSALGELQELQQLRLSHNQLRSLPVEVFTLKNLHSLTLQQNLLESLPEELGQLENLTELDLSNNHLTVLPSSLGHLNCLQKLNLCHNKLRCLPDSLAQLINVKLLDCSNNQLTDIPASLSEMRAMEQLYLRHNKLRLLPKLPAPMLKDLYVGNNQIEQLEAEQLVCLTSISLLELRDNKIRTLPEEITSLSTLTRLDLTNNDITILPASLSLLPNLNMLLLEGNPLRGIRRDLLTKGTTELLKYLRGRIKEEPEGAVEVHTAMTLPSQAKVNVHDIKALKLLVYSEKQASNIPDELFDAAADQGVTTANFSKNQLTSIPSRLVEFQSSMSDINLGFNRLTCCSPDICKLLQLIHIDLGNNQLSDLPPELKNLTKLRSIILNNNRFKSFPDVLYQILSLETVLFSNNQLNEVDPCRLIKLVHLSTLDLSNNDLLKIPPELGLCTSLRCLSLEGNPFRAPRAAIVAKGTDAVLEYLRSRIPT, via the exons ATGTCACGATTCAAAAGAGCGAATAAGGCGGACTCTCTTGCGGGCTTTAGGACGGAGAAGACCGAACCCGCTGTTCCTCTCGGACTGCTGAAGGCTGCCAGGAAAAGTGGCCAGCTAAACCTGACCGGCCGAGGTCTGACAGAAG tccCTCAGAATGTCTATCAGCTAAACATTGACACACCAGAGGAGGCCCAGCAGAATGTGTCCTTCGGAGAGTCAGATCGATGGTGGGAACAGTCTGACCTTACCAAACTGCTGCTCGCATCCAATCAGATTACACAACTGACTGATGACATTAGACTACTGCCTGGACTCACCACACTAGAT CTCCATGACAACCAACTGAGCAGTTTGCCCAGTGCTTTGGGAGAACTGCAGGAGCTCCAACAACTGCGACTCAG CCATAACCAGTTGAGATCACTGCCAGTGGAGGTGTTTACTCTGAAGAACCTCCATAGCCTTACACTCCAACAGAACCTGCTGGAGAGCCTGCCAGAGGAACTGGGACAGCTGGAGAACCTTACAGAGCTG GACCTGTCCAACAACCATCTGACGGTCCTGCCCTCCAGCCTTGGCCATCTTAACTGTCTACAGAAACTGAACCTGTGTCACAACAAGCTCAGGTGTCTGCCTGACAGCCTGGCCCAGCTCATAA ATGTGAAGCTGTTGGACTGCAGCAATAACCAGCTGACTGACATTCCTGCAAGCTTATCAGAAATGCGCGCTATGGAACAGCTTTACCTCAGACACAACAAGCTCCGCCTCCTCCCAAAGCTTCCTGCACCTATGCTCaag gatcTGTATGTTGGGAACAACCAGATTGAGCAGTTGGAGGCGGAGCAGCTGGTCTGCCTGACATCCATCTCTCTTCTAGAACTCCGAGACAATAAGATCAGAACCCTCCCTGAAGAGATCACCTCACTGAGCACACTCACACGCCTTGACCTCACCAACAATGACATTACTAT TCTTCCAGCGTCTCTCAGCCTGCTGCCCAATCTGAACATGTTGCTGTTGGAGGGAAACCCTCTGCGAGGAATCAGGAGAGACCTGCTCACT AAAGGAACCACTGAGCTTCTGAAATACTTAAGAGGAAGAATTAAAG AGGAACCCGAGGGAGCAGTTGAAGTACATACAGCCATGACGTTACCCAGCCAGGCCAAGGTCAATGTACATGACATTAAAGCTCTCAAGTTATTGGTGTACAG tgaGAAGCAGGCATCTAACATCCCAGATGAGCTGTTTGATGCTGCAGCAGATCAAGGTGTTACCACTGCTAACTTCAGCAAGAACCAGCTGACCTCCATACCTTCGAG ACTGGTGGAGTTTCAATCTTCAATGTCAGATATCAATCTGGGTTTCAACAGACTGACCTGCTGTTCTCCTGACATCTGCAAGTTACTGCAGCTGATACACATCGACCTTGG gaatAACCAGCTGAGTGATTTACCACCTGAACTGAAGAACTTAACTAAACTACGCTCCATTATCCTcaataacaacag GTTCAAGTCCTTCCCTGATGTCCTCTATCAGATACTTTCCTTGGAGACGGTGTTGTTTAGTAACAACCAACTGAACGAGGTGGACCCATGCCGTCTGATCAAGTTGGTTCATCTGTCAACGCTGGATCTTTCAAACAATGACCTGCTGAAAATCCCCCCTGAACTGGGCCTGTGTACCAGCCTCAG GTGTCTGAGTCTGGAGGGGAATCCTTTCCGCGCACCCAGAGCAGCCATCGTGGCCAAAGGAACAGATGCAGTGTTGGAGTACCTCCGCAGCCGCATACCTACATGA